The following are encoded in a window of Methylocystis rosea genomic DNA:
- a CDS encoding glycosyltransferase WbsX family protein, translating into MEIDSKSLPTAEFAGKGGHPLFDAKWYHATNPHLPSERATFHHYLTEGWRRLKSPHPLFIVDYYFTQRPDVRRAGVEPLQHFIRQGWRDGASPCALFDVNYYMLQDPDLRGLDPLTHFLTFGSLEGLKPNPEFDPAFYLERHVDVLIAGDEPLTHYARVGHLEGRETRPATRLSSAASTSAKILLPSADENKSRALDPDYERLVRSAPTRGDARSTFVSAAKQDPRVIAFYLPQYHRVKENDEWWGEGFTEWTNVRKALPNFEGHYQPHVPKDNYYYDLDDVSVMVNQAKLAKEYGVTAFCYYLYWFDGRRVLEKPLDRMLATPAVDIEFCVCWANENWTRTWDGKANDILLAQSHSPESDRRFIRDAMKYLADPRYIRVDGKLMLLVYRADLIPNCADSMAIWRDEVRRAGLGELHLCAVQFYGITDPEPWGFDAAVEFPPHGWLVPEIKPDSPPKLLNDKFSGHIFDYSKAIDFALRKPIPDYRWYRGVFPGWDNTARRQDTPHIFANNHPFEFQRWCTELLQQTMLVAPSQHQILFINAWNEWGEGAHLEPDAKFDRQNLMALHASLEEVRQQDAIGSVLRRLRQAGTYAGREQDERTLLNFIKGQEQSLRELSSRLKLCV; encoded by the coding sequence ATGGAGATTGACAGCAAATCTCTACCCACCGCGGAGTTTGCAGGAAAGGGAGGACATCCGCTCTTTGACGCTAAATGGTACCATGCCACCAATCCGCATCTACCCTCTGAACGAGCGACATTTCATCATTATCTCACGGAAGGCTGGCGGCGGCTGAAATCTCCGCATCCGCTTTTTATCGTCGATTACTATTTCACTCAAAGGCCCGACGTACGCCGCGCCGGTGTCGAACCGCTGCAACACTTCATTCGGCAGGGATGGCGGGACGGCGCCAGTCCCTGCGCATTATTCGATGTGAATTACTATATGTTGCAGGACCCCGATCTGCGCGGGCTGGACCCGCTCACGCATTTTCTGACGTTTGGCTCGCTAGAGGGCCTCAAGCCTAACCCAGAATTCGACCCTGCGTTTTACCTGGAACGCCATGTCGACGTGCTCATTGCCGGCGACGAGCCGCTGACCCATTACGCGCGTGTCGGACATTTGGAAGGACGTGAGACTCGGCCAGCCACTAGGCTGAGTTCAGCCGCCTCGACCTCGGCGAAGATCTTGTTGCCCTCTGCGGACGAGAATAAGTCCCGCGCGCTCGACCCAGATTACGAGCGCCTTGTACGTAGCGCCCCGACACGGGGCGATGCCCGCTCCACATTCGTGAGCGCTGCTAAGCAAGATCCGCGAGTCATCGCTTTTTATCTTCCGCAATATCATCGTGTAAAAGAAAACGATGAATGGTGGGGCGAAGGCTTTACTGAGTGGACCAATGTTCGTAAAGCTCTACCGAATTTTGAAGGCCACTATCAGCCACATGTTCCTAAAGATAACTATTACTACGATCTCGACGATGTCAGCGTTATGGTCAACCAGGCGAAGCTTGCAAAGGAATACGGAGTCACTGCGTTCTGCTATTATTTGTATTGGTTTGATGGTCGGCGTGTGCTCGAAAAGCCGCTTGATAGAATGCTAGCCACGCCTGCTGTTGACATTGAATTCTGTGTTTGCTGGGCGAATGAAAACTGGACCCGGACGTGGGACGGCAAAGCGAATGACATTCTGCTGGCGCAGAGCCACTCGCCGGAAAGCGACCGTCGATTTATTCGTGACGCAATGAAGTATCTTGCCGACCCGCGCTACATTCGAGTCGACGGCAAGCTAATGCTCCTCGTGTACCGAGCCGACCTCATTCCGAATTGCGCGGACTCGATGGCGATTTGGCGCGACGAAGTGCGGCGCGCCGGGCTTGGCGAGTTGCACCTATGCGCGGTTCAATTCTACGGGATCACCGACCCGGAGCCATGGGGTTTCGATGCAGCCGTGGAATTTCCACCACATGGCTGGCTAGTTCCAGAAATAAAGCCGGATTCGCCGCCGAAGCTCCTGAACGACAAGTTTTCTGGGCACATTTTTGACTACTCTAAGGCAATAGATTTCGCATTGCGTAAGCCAATTCCTGACTATCGGTGGTATCGGGGAGTGTTCCCAGGCTGGGACAACACGGCACGCCGTCAGGATACGCCCCATATCTTTGCCAACAACCATCCATTCGAATTCCAACGTTGGTGCACCGAGTTACTACAACAAACAATGCTCGTGGCACCCTCTCAACATCAGATTTTGTTCATCAATGCGTGGAATGAGTGGGGCGAGGGCGCGCATCTTGAGCCCGACGCAAAATTCGATCGACAGAATCTTATGGCGCTGCATGCCTCTCTTGAGGAGGTACGCCAGCAAGACGCGATCGGCAGCGTCCTGCGGCGGCTACGTCAGGCCGGCACTTATGCTGGGCGGGAGCAGGATGAGCGCACCCTGCTCAATTTCATAAAAGGACAAGAACAGTCGCTGCGGGAGCTCTCATCTCGGCTAAAATTGTGTGTCTAA
- a CDS encoding sulfotransferase family protein: protein MDDPSEKTAIVILGMHRSGTSSIAGTLVKLGGTAPKSLMPANEANQLGYFESIPIMELNDEILASATSSWHDWRAFDPAWYNTKYYDIFREKAKTTIVAEFGDSDLIVVKDPRICRVAPFWFDTLKAAGYRSRVVMPLRSPLEVATSLQTAYGFDLATGMLMWLRHTLDAETESRSFPRAVVYWPDFLSDWRAAIARLRERFDVTWPNAVDAPHVEVDQFLTPSLRHFAQAEHEFATHPDVNEWVQLAYEAMFTLARDPCSRIPLITLDQVKGEFDNGSTIFSRVLFATQAHIAKLEADAAAARIERDAMALERDRLAAEIERDRARFDALALSQAVLLGQLGSARDRAKRRMGDAQPTTYRCTHSFEDVNERLRVPSRARNRNRQKGSISLDREISAAIKSPGAEAMMCDKATAAFDDQLQTIQASGESIRRNIVRLQAMLTADREAAKADRIGEQTAAPSIHAREADNGD from the coding sequence ATGGATGATCCATCAGAAAAAACTGCGATCGTTATTCTCGGGATGCACCGAAGCGGCACGTCGTCAATTGCGGGAACTCTTGTCAAACTGGGAGGAACAGCGCCCAAGAGCCTGATGCCGGCAAATGAAGCAAATCAGCTCGGCTATTTCGAATCGATCCCTATCATGGAGCTCAACGACGAAATACTCGCCTCCGCGACTAGTTCATGGCATGATTGGCGAGCTTTCGATCCTGCTTGGTACAATACCAAATACTACGATATTTTTAGAGAGAAGGCAAAGACGACAATCGTCGCCGAATTCGGTGATTCAGACCTCATAGTCGTAAAAGACCCTCGCATCTGCAGGGTGGCACCATTCTGGTTTGACACGCTTAAAGCCGCTGGCTACCGCTCACGGGTCGTTATGCCACTGCGCAGTCCGCTCGAAGTTGCGACTTCCTTGCAAACTGCATACGGCTTTGACCTTGCGACGGGTATGCTTATGTGGTTGCGGCATACTCTAGACGCTGAGACAGAGAGCCGCAGTTTCCCACGCGCTGTCGTCTATTGGCCGGATTTTCTGTCCGACTGGCGAGCCGCAATCGCGCGTCTAAGGGAGCGGTTTGATGTTACTTGGCCTAACGCGGTCGACGCCCCACACGTAGAAGTTGATCAATTTCTGACGCCATCGTTGCGTCATTTTGCTCAGGCGGAGCATGAGTTCGCTACGCATCCCGATGTGAATGAATGGGTTCAGCTCGCATACGAAGCGATGTTCACTCTTGCGCGGGATCCCTGTTCCCGCATCCCGTTAATAACTCTGGATCAGGTAAAGGGCGAGTTCGACAACGGTTCGACTATATTCAGTCGCGTGCTGTTTGCGACGCAAGCGCACATAGCTAAACTCGAAGCCGATGCGGCCGCAGCCCGCATAGAACGCGATGCAATGGCGTTGGAACGCGATCGTTTGGCTGCGGAGATCGAGCGGGACCGCGCGCGCTTCGATGCTCTTGCGTTAAGTCAAGCCGTACTACTGGGACAGTTGGGCTCCGCGCGCGACCGCGCGAAGCGGAGGATGGGCGACGCGCAGCCAACCACGTATCGGTGCACTCACTCTTTTGAGGATGTGAACGAACGATTGCGGGTGCCAAGCAGGGCCCGCAATCGCAACCGACAAAAAGGCAGCATTTCGCTTGACCGAGAGATTTCCGCCGCAATAAAGTCGCCTGGTGCAGAAGCCATGATGTGCGACAAAGCGACGGCTGCGTTTGACGATCAGTTGCAAACTATCCAGGCTAGCGGCGAGTCTATTCGGCGCAATATCGTTAGGCTTCAAGCGATGCTAACGGCGGACCGCGAAGCGGCGAAAGCCGATCGGATCGGAGAACAGACTGCGGCGCCTTCGATCCATGCTAGAGAGGCAGATAATGGAGATTGA
- the tnpB gene encoding IS66 family insertion sequence element accessory protein TnpB (TnpB, as the term is used for proteins encoded by IS66 family insertion elements, is considered an accessory protein, since TnpC, encoded by a neighboring gene, is a DDE family transposase.): MVATKPVDFRKGAEGLAALVRETMQANPFDGAIYVFRAKRADRIKLVFWDGTGVCLFAKRLEDGEFRWPKIDDGVMRLSAAQLSALLEGLDWRRVRAAKETPAPALPG; encoded by the coding sequence ATGGTGGCGACGAAGCCCGTCGACTTCCGTAAGGGCGCGGAGGGTCTCGCGGCGCTGGTGCGCGAGACGATGCAGGCCAATCCCTTCGACGGCGCGATTTACGTTTTCCGCGCCAAGCGCGCGGATCGGATTAAACTCGTGTTCTGGGACGGCACGGGCGTATGCCTCTTCGCCAAGCGACTGGAGGACGGCGAGTTCCGCTGGCCCAAGATCGATGACGGCGTCATGCGATTGTCGGCGGCGCAATTGTCGGCGCTGCTCGAAGGACTCGATTGGCGGCGCGTGCGCGCGGCGAAAGAGACGCCGGCCCCCGCGTTGCCGGGATGA
- the tnpA gene encoding IS66-like element accessory protein TnpA gives MSILEHKHVSEIEAAPPRRVEIFTGAGRRRTWTAEEKASIVAESYEEGVHACQVARRHGLTPQQLFTWRRAARESLKAVDAETPSAFVPAVVEATAVKATPAEPADAQAASVRPPIIELEIGGSRVWIWRGAEAALVTAIVGALKDDKRSDCA, from the coding sequence ATGTCGATTTTAGAGCATAAGCACGTGTCGGAGATTGAGGCGGCTCCGCCACGACGTGTCGAGATTTTTACTGGGGCCGGTCGCCGCCGCACGTGGACGGCGGAAGAAAAGGCGTCGATCGTTGCGGAGAGTTATGAGGAAGGCGTCCACGCCTGCCAAGTTGCTCGCCGACATGGTTTGACGCCACAGCAATTGTTCACGTGGCGGCGCGCGGCGCGGGAAAGTTTGAAGGCTGTTGACGCCGAAACTCCCTCAGCATTTGTTCCTGCGGTTGTTGAAGCGACAGCTGTGAAAGCAACGCCTGCCGAGCCGGCCGACGCCCAAGCGGCCTCTGTTCGGCCGCCGATTATCGAACTTGAGATCGGCGGTTCGCGCGTATGGATATGGCGCGGGGCGGAGGCGGCGCTGGTGACCGCGATCGTCGGCGCGTTGAAGGACGATAAAAGATCGGACTGCGCGTGA
- a CDS encoding rhamnan synthesis F family protein: MRALVFAHFDAHGQVDDYVLHALRCFRPYFDLICFSSTAALNTEQHNRASLYADIIVIRPNIGYDFFSWREGFEALPNAAFDEIVFINDSCYTPLFDIRKFWERVDALGADLWGAAINYQFRPHVQSFCMGFGRRLVSSGFAKRFWRSLEIEPDKFNLILRFEVGLSARVEDEGFRIGAVVDLSDLDNSTRQRAYKDNEPFPSSAASATVARGEKPANLQIMSDPFPNPSQLFWAESLRRGSPFLKVELLRDNPLDANLANVRHYFTREKWYDVGLINRHLERVAPKAKWFSQAFTFAE; the protein is encoded by the coding sequence GTGAGAGCTCTCGTTTTTGCCCATTTTGACGCACATGGACAAGTAGATGATTACGTCCTACATGCGCTAAGGTGTTTTCGGCCGTATTTCGACCTGATCTGCTTTTCTTCTACGGCGGCTCTAAATACCGAGCAGCACAACCGCGCCTCGCTTTATGCGGATATCATCGTCATCAGGCCCAATATTGGCTACGATTTCTTTAGCTGGCGTGAAGGATTTGAAGCGCTACCAAACGCTGCGTTTGATGAGATCGTGTTCATCAACGACAGTTGCTATACTCCACTCTTTGATATTCGAAAATTCTGGGAGCGGGTCGACGCGCTCGGCGCCGACCTATGGGGCGCTGCGATAAACTACCAGTTTCGTCCGCATGTGCAGTCCTTTTGCATGGGGTTTGGCCGGCGGTTGGTGAGCTCTGGATTCGCCAAACGCTTTTGGAGGTCGCTCGAAATTGAGCCCGATAAATTCAATCTGATCTTGCGCTTCGAAGTGGGCTTGTCTGCGCGGGTCGAGGATGAGGGCTTCCGCATCGGTGCAGTGGTAGACCTTAGTGATTTGGATAACAGCACACGCCAGCGCGCCTATAAGGACAACGAGCCCTTCCCCAGCAGCGCCGCGTCTGCAACAGTTGCGCGTGGTGAAAAACCCGCTAACTTACAAATCATGTCGGATCCCTTCCCAAACCCGAGCCAGCTCTTTTGGGCGGAATCGCTGCGCCGCGGATCTCCCTTCTTGAAAGTGGAATTACTGCGAGACAATCCACTCGACGCAAATTTGGCCAACGTCAGACACTATTTCACGAGGGAGAAGTGGTACGATGTCGGACTTATCAATCGACATCTTGAGCGCGTCGCACCTAAAGCGAAGTGGTTCAGCCAAGCGTTCACATTTGCAGAATAG
- the tnpB gene encoding IS66 family insertion sequence element accessory protein TnpB (TnpB, as the term is used for proteins encoded by IS66 family insertion elements, is considered an accessory protein, since TnpC, encoded by a neighboring gene, is a DDE family transposase.), which yields MIPLPAGCRVWIATGHTDMRRGMQGLALQVQEQLKRDPHAGDLYIFRGRRGDLAKILWHDGVGLSLYAKRLDRGKFIWPSASAGVVSISAGQMAYMLEGIDWRNPQLTYRPQSAG from the coding sequence ATGATCCCGCTGCCGGCGGGCTGCCGGGTCTGGATCGCGACCGGCCATACCGACATGCGGCGTGGCATGCAGGGGCTGGCGCTTCAGGTGCAGGAGCAGTTGAAGCGCGACCCGCACGCGGGCGACCTGTACATCTTCCGCGGTCGCCGCGGTGACCTGGCGAAAATCCTCTGGCACGACGGGGTTGGCCTGTCGCTTTATGCCAAGCGTCTCGACCGAGGAAAGTTCATCTGGCCCTCGGCGAGTGCGGGCGTGGTGTCGATCTCGGCCGGACAGATGGCCTATATGCTGGAAGGAATTGACTGGCGAAACCCGCAACTCACCTACAGGCCGCAAAGCGCGGGGTAA
- a CDS encoding glycosyltransferase family 2 protein — protein MAKPLISVVVPMYNHENYIERALASIFEQDYRPTEIIAIDDGSKDRTYEIARNFLGRHAPSAIVLRRDNRGAAQTINQAMSLARGDYINILNSDDFFSPRRLSRCMDAVRRTGKQLVFTGVNFVDHTGQMASEDDYIRNLKNASLESRKLPTLGFALMRHQLAISTGNFFFASKLAWRVGPFQDYRYVHDWDFILRSLFFSEPAFIEDKLYNYRFHGENSFKSLANVAEYETSEVMRNFLCLMTSRVPENHRAPCPFFWPEVFEYYIRQWNYHIYLPPRFRHVLSEGERVL, from the coding sequence ATGGCGAAGCCTTTGATAAGCGTTGTTGTACCAATGTACAACCACGAGAATTATATTGAGCGAGCACTTGCCTCGATATTCGAGCAAGATTACAGGCCAACAGAAATCATCGCCATCGACGATGGTTCTAAAGATCGCACATACGAGATTGCACGAAATTTTTTGGGCCGGCATGCGCCATCCGCCATCGTTCTGCGGCGGGACAACCGAGGTGCTGCGCAAACGATCAATCAAGCGATGAGCTTAGCGCGCGGAGACTATATCAACATTCTCAACTCCGATGATTTCTTTTCACCTCGGCGACTGTCGCGCTGCATGGATGCGGTACGACGCACTGGAAAGCAGCTTGTGTTCACGGGAGTAAACTTTGTAGACCATACCGGTCAAATGGCATCCGAAGATGACTATATCCGGAACTTGAAAAATGCGTCCTTAGAGAGTCGTAAACTACCGACGCTGGGCTTTGCCCTTATGCGTCATCAGCTTGCAATATCGACAGGTAACTTCTTTTTTGCATCCAAGCTCGCCTGGCGAGTGGGGCCGTTTCAAGACTATCGCTATGTGCACGATTGGGATTTTATCTTGCGTTCTCTTTTCTTTAGCGAGCCAGCTTTTATCGAAGATAAACTTTACAATTATCGGTTTCACGGAGAAAATTCGTTCAAGAGCCTAGCAAACGTCGCGGAATATGAGACATCGGAAGTGATGAGAAATTTTCTGTGCCTAATGACGTCAAGGGTGCCTGAAAACCACCGCGCGCCGTGTCCGTTTTTCTGGCCAGAGGTCTTCGAATATTATATACGTCAATGGAATTATCACATATATCTTCCTCCTAGATTTAGGCACGTGCTTAGCGAAGGGGAGCGAGTACTGTGA
- the tnpA gene encoding IS66-like element accessory protein TnpA has product MTLITGVERRRRWRDEDRVRILAAIEEPGAVVAEVARREDVCTSLVYKWRRAAQRNGSIDACGFSPVVIETPPPQSPPLNDIDANVIEVDIKGARVRIGAGAPSATIAATLKALRR; this is encoded by the coding sequence ATGACATTGATCACGGGCGTCGAACGGCGCCGACGGTGGAGGGACGAAGATCGGGTTCGGATACTGGCGGCGATTGAGGAGCCCGGCGCGGTGGTCGCCGAGGTGGCGCGTCGCGAGGATGTCTGCACGAGCTTGGTCTACAAGTGGCGCCGAGCGGCGCAACGGAACGGAAGCATCGACGCTTGCGGGTTTTCGCCGGTAGTCATCGAGACGCCGCCGCCGCAATCACCGCCTCTGAACGACATCGACGCGAACGTCATCGAAGTGGACATAAAGGGCGCCCGTGTTCGGATTGGCGCCGGCGCGCCTTCTGCGACGATCGCCGCGACATTGAAAGCGCTGCGCCGATGA
- the tnpC gene encoding IS66 family transposase gives MDAAAKALLDENAVLKAQLAVALAKASEDMALIAAQKLQIAKLQRQIYGQKSERSARLLDQLSLELEELEASATEDELAAERAVAKTTTVAGFERKRPERNTFPDHLPRERVVIEAPKACACCGGSRLRKLGEDVTRTLETMPRQWKVVETVREKFTCRDCEKITQAPAPFHVVARGWAGPSLLAMIAFEKFGQHQPLNRQAERYALEGAPIALSTMADAVGSLCSVLDPLRRLVEAHVLAAERLHGDDTTVPVLAKGKTDTGRCWIYVRDDAPFGGAGPPAAMFYYSRDRRGEHPQGHLAGYSGILQADAYDGYNKLYLADREPGPIREAACWTHARRPFFAMADIDENARRRAAGKKEIPLSPIAIEIVRRIDALFAIERTINGKSAEERLAVRQASSRPLVDELESYLREQVAKLSRGHDLAKAIQYMLKRWTAFTLFLGDGRVCLSNNAAERGLRGIALGRKSWLFCGSDRGGQRAAAMYSLIVTAKMNGVDPQAWLADVLARIATHPAHRLDELLPWNWHKNDAASALAA, from the coding sequence ATGGACGCTGCGGCCAAAGCTCTTCTCGACGAAAACGCCGTGCTGAAAGCGCAGCTCGCCGTCGCGCTTGCAAAGGCGTCGGAAGACATGGCGCTGATCGCGGCGCAAAAGCTCCAGATCGCCAAATTGCAACGGCAGATCTACGGGCAGAAATCGGAGCGCTCTGCGCGGCTGCTCGATCAGTTGTCGCTCGAGCTGGAGGAGTTGGAGGCGAGCGCGACGGAAGACGAACTCGCCGCGGAGCGCGCCGTCGCGAAGACGACGACGGTCGCCGGCTTCGAACGCAAGCGGCCGGAGCGCAACACCTTCCCCGACCATCTGCCGCGCGAGCGCGTGGTCATCGAGGCGCCGAAGGCCTGCGCCTGTTGCGGCGGTTCGCGCCTGCGCAAGCTCGGCGAGGATGTCACGCGAACGCTGGAGACGATGCCGCGCCAGTGGAAGGTTGTGGAGACTGTGCGAGAGAAGTTCACCTGCCGGGACTGCGAGAAGATCACGCAAGCCCCCGCGCCGTTCCATGTCGTCGCGCGCGGCTGGGCGGGGCCGAGCCTCCTTGCGATGATCGCCTTCGAGAAGTTCGGCCAGCATCAGCCGCTGAACCGCCAGGCCGAGCGCTATGCGCTGGAAGGCGCGCCGATCGCCCTGTCGACCATGGCCGACGCGGTCGGCTCCCTCTGCTCCGTTCTCGATCCGCTGCGGCGTCTTGTCGAGGCGCACGTCCTCGCAGCCGAGCGGCTGCATGGGGACGACACCACGGTTCCCGTGCTGGCCAAGGGCAAGACCGACACAGGACGCTGCTGGATTTATGTGCGCGACGACGCGCCCTTCGGCGGCGCCGGGCCGCCGGCCGCGATGTTCTATTACTCGCGCGATCGGCGCGGGGAACATCCGCAGGGCCATCTGGCGGGATACTCCGGCATCCTGCAAGCGGACGCCTATGACGGCTACAACAAGCTGTATCTTGCAGACCGCGAGCCCGGCCCGATCCGGGAGGCGGCGTGTTGGACCCACGCACGGCGTCCGTTCTTCGCAATGGCGGACATCGACGAAAACGCGCGTCGCAGGGCGGCCGGGAAGAAGGAAATCCCGCTGTCGCCGATCGCCATCGAAATCGTGCGCCGGATCGACGCACTGTTTGCGATCGAGCGCACGATCAACGGCAAGAGCGCGGAGGAACGTCTTGCGGTTCGCCAGGCGTCGAGCCGCCCACTCGTCGACGAGCTCGAAAGCTATCTGCGCGAACAGGTCGCGAAGCTGTCGCGCGGACACGATCTCGCAAAGGCGATCCAGTACATGCTGAAACGCTGGACTGCCTTCACGCTGTTCCTCGGCGACGGACGCGTTTGCTTATCGAACAACGCTGCGGAACGAGGGCTGAGAGGCATTGCACTCGGCAGAAAAAGCTGGTTGTTCTGCGGTTCCGATCGCGGAGGCCAGCGCGCCGCGGCGATGTACAGCCTTATCGTGACCGCGAAGATGAACGGCGTCGATCCGCAGGCCTGGCTCGCCGACGTCCTCGCCCGCATCGCAACCCACCCCGCGCATCGGCTCGACGAGCTGCTCCCGTGGAACTGGCACAAGAACGACGCCGCGTCGGCGCTGGCGGCATAA
- the tnpC gene encoding IS66 family transposase yields the protein MAQAIERLPDDPNELKAMLLAERARNERLVQIIKEMQRHRFGRRAETLPEDQMLLALEEVDQTEAGAAAAAEAKSAAEREKAARKRRTNRGALPAHLPRIETIVDIDEKACPCCKGALHRIGEDVSERLDIVPAQFRVLVTRRPKYACRACEGAVVQAPAPARLIEGGLPTEATVAHVLVSKYADHLPLYRQAQIYARQGIALDRSTLADWVGRAAWHLRPVHERLLEHIRLSTKIFADETKAPVLDPGRGRTKTGQLWAYARDDRPFGGADPPIAVYVYAQNRKSEQPLTHLAGFTGVVQVDGYAGYRALAQKNSVSLAFCWSHVRRRFYELAAAGPAPIASEALERIGALYAVESNIRGQNPDDRRAARQEKSRPILDALEPWLREKLTLISQKTKLAEAIRYALSRWDGLTRFVDDGRIEIDSNIVERAIRPIALNRKNALFAGSDGGAENWAIVASLIETCKINGVDPQAYMTDVLTKIVDGHLASKLDELMPWAYAQPVALKDVA from the coding sequence ATGGCGCAGGCGATCGAGAGGCTTCCCGACGATCCGAACGAACTGAAGGCGATGCTTCTCGCCGAGCGCGCGCGCAACGAGCGCCTGGTTCAGATCATCAAGGAGATGCAGCGCCATCGCTTCGGGCGGCGCGCCGAGACGCTTCCCGAAGACCAGATGCTGCTCGCGCTTGAAGAGGTCGACCAGACGGAAGCCGGCGCGGCGGCGGCGGCGGAAGCCAAATCCGCCGCCGAACGTGAGAAGGCGGCCAGAAAGCGCCGCACGAACCGTGGCGCGCTGCCTGCCCATCTGCCGCGCATCGAGACCATCGTCGACATCGACGAGAAGGCCTGTCCCTGCTGCAAGGGCGCGCTTCACCGGATCGGCGAGGATGTCTCCGAGCGGCTCGACATTGTGCCGGCGCAGTTCCGGGTGCTGGTGACTCGGCGTCCCAAATACGCCTGTCGCGCCTGCGAGGGCGCGGTCGTGCAGGCGCCGGCCCCGGCGCGGCTGATCGAAGGCGGACTGCCGACCGAGGCGACCGTCGCCCACGTGCTCGTTTCCAAATATGCAGATCACCTTCCGCTCTATCGGCAGGCCCAGATCTACGCCCGGCAGGGCATCGCGCTCGACCGTTCGACGCTCGCCGACTGGGTTGGACGCGCCGCCTGGCATTTGCGGCCCGTGCATGAGCGACTTCTGGAACACATAAGATTGTCGACGAAAATCTTCGCCGACGAGACAAAGGCGCCGGTGCTCGACCCCGGACGGGGGCGCACCAAGACCGGCCAGCTCTGGGCTTATGCGCGCGACGACCGGCCTTTCGGCGGCGCAGATCCGCCGATCGCCGTCTATGTCTATGCGCAAAACCGAAAATCCGAGCAGCCGCTCACGCATCTTGCCGGCTTCACGGGCGTCGTGCAGGTTGACGGTTACGCCGGCTATCGTGCGCTGGCGCAGAAGAACAGCGTGTCGCTCGCCTTCTGCTGGTCGCATGTCCGCAGGCGATTTTACGAACTCGCCGCCGCCGGCCCTGCGCCGATCGCCAGCGAGGCGCTCGAGCGCATCGGCGCGCTCTACGCGGTCGAGAGCAATATCCGGGGTCAGAACCCGGATGACCGGCGCGCGGCGCGACAGGAAAAATCCCGCCCCATCCTCGACGCCCTCGAGCCATGGCTGCGTGAAAAGCTCACGCTGATCAGCCAGAAGACCAAGCTCGCCGAGGCGATCCGCTACGCGCTCTCGCGCTGGGACGGCCTAACGCGCTTCGTCGACGACGGGCGCATCGAGATCGACTCCAACATCGTCGAGCGCGCCATCCGCCCCATTGCCCTTAATAGGAAGAACGCTCTCTTCGCGGGTTCCGATGGCGGGGCTGAGAACTGGGCGATCGTCGCATCGCTTATCGAGACCTGCAAGATCAACGGCGTCGATCCGCAAGCCTATATGACCGACGTCCTCACGAAGATCGTCGACGGCCATCTCGCCAGCAAACTCGACGAACTCATGCCCTGGGCCTACGCGCAGCCGGTCGCACTCAAAGACGTGGCCTGA